TGGGCGCCCTCAATCATCGCAGGAAACTCAACCTCAACAGGGGGAAGGTCGCCGTTTGCCATTTGAGGTGATAAGGGAGGAAATCCAAAACCTGGACAATCTATATACAGTTCAACACGATGTTTGTCTTTTATTGGAGCAAACCCCGGGACCGGAACGTCAACACGAGTGGATCAGGTCGACGTTAGAGCGGCTCTTAAATTTTGGGCACGAGCGCACAGGAACTCAAGGTACCGATTTTGTCCAGTTGGTCATCACGAGTGCCTCCAACCCCGAGTTGCCATTATTTATTTCCCCTCGACGTGGCGATCAGTTGGACCCTGATGTCATATTTGCGCGCttggaaaaagttttgaattccaatgaaaattttctcttggcGGGGCGTGTGAATGTAAAATTCACGGTTCTCAAAATGCCTATTGACCGGGGGAATAATCGCATCACCCAAGCGCGAATAAAATCTTTAACTTTGGAAAGACTTCTGAATCGTAAACATGCTTGCATTAATATCCGTAATAATGATAACTGTTGTCTCGCACGCGCTCTTATGTTAACAATAGCCCATGTGGACCAGTTTGACGGTCCTGCAGCCCGTGCCCATTATAGAGCTATCAAACAGCATAACAGGCCATATCAAACTTGGCATGCAATGGAGCTATGCAGGGGAGCAGATGTCAATTTATGTAACGGAGGAGGGATACCTGAAATAAGGAAATTTCAGGACTTCCTCTTAGACTATACGATTACAGTTTGGTCACATAGAGCGGGTCGGGAGACACTTTTTGAGGGTCCACAATCACCGGACCGGAAAAATCTAGATGTTTATTTTGAGGCGTCACATTTTGTTACAATCACATCGTTGAAAGGCTTTTTTGGTTACAGTCATTTTTGCCGGTACTGTAAAATTGGGTATAGTAACGTCGAACAGCACATTTGTGCTGCATCTTGTCCGAAATGTTATGCAGCTTTTCCATGTGATGAGActgccgagaaaaaaaaatgtgacagtTGCAATCGTACTTTTAACAGCGCTGACTGTTGGGAGAGGCATGTGACAG
The Bemisia tabaci unplaced genomic scaffold, PGI_BMITA_v3 DNA segment above includes these coding regions:
- the LOC140225851 gene encoding uncharacterized protein, coding for MTTNSEEIVTPAAIHDLSPSPEPTPPASPEIIPASDEETDHPIPPLTQLTPPNPELPSTSATPDVIPAARPKAVPLIILETSDEEEDPISREEPVPKRSRLSSDGKYHNQYNWPPVAYGQRMQETVGLCEDPNTCKLLPEHEILTEEEIEEVFRQIDNAAVDLWPPHEILTDEDLHQLFAQIDVLNNDPGVPRELLNLQQQQSAEISSPVDQTPKNTDDSTPEDKSQHPDSESENLPTSDTSPQTARQPAGRPQSSQETQPQQGEGRRLPFEVIREEIQNLDNLYTVQHDVCLLLEQTPGPERQHEWIRSTLERLLNFGHERTGTQGTDFVQLVITSASNPELPLFISPRRGDQLDPDVIFARLEKVLNSNENFLLAGRVNVKFTVLKMPIDRGNNRITQARIKSLTLERLLNRKHACINIRNNDNCCLARALMLTIAHVDQFDGPAARAHYRAIKQHNRPYQTWHAMELCRGADVNLCNGGGIPEIRKFQDFLLDYTITVWSHRAGRETLFEGPQSPDRKNLDVYFEASHFVTITSLKGFFGYSHFCRYCKIGYSNVEQHICAASCPKCYAAFPCDETAEKKKCDSCNRTFNSADCWERHVTVLYSKGKPVCDWVKKCIDCYKTYNLLKRKPFNPHKCGEVYCTACARFFGRGHLCFMKKLKVSNCSEKKENKKKKRPRGMQK